From a region of the Nonlabens dokdonensis DSW-6 genome:
- a CDS encoding T9SS type B sorting domain-containing protein produces MKHLFLWLLLVMGSAFAKAQSVNTAYLCLANGDVVLADLSTCSSTVVATNNQSMFDIAEGDTADTLYGIRNQDLYLIDLNTGNFSLLGNLTILGYSGNFRVDSLVKEQNGILLGVNNEIGGELFRIDVSALTATGLGSTGFRSAGDLSFFQGDLYLSARNSELVNININNPPASFLVGSMASGGFSSVFGVVTIITANACATNPTIELVATGGRTTKFVNTANGATSNNCTNLTNSDIFGAAEVTSDIICPIDLEIFDDNQMTPDPTPYCIQANTLLNANPDPITPQNNYLYEWRVLGNPTIIATSSTLPLMINSTTTYECTVIDTGIAAPNNFAVDQITITVNPAPVWTPLAPVFAYQSYTLPSISGSNIPVNSAYYTGPRGAGMQFNPGDIVTEADFTSNPVTLFVYGDETNGCEVVGQFDLEFIDVQVTINPGGIQEICEGDTLTLTATPNPSMPIGTYTYNWTDSQNTVYPDTASITFTATVDTTLSVTVNDSGVENGTDMGFDMTDFIVLRPVDLAGLVNQNATSTYTFPSIFGTGLTGGERYYTQPNGMGTAYDPGDIVSPADFSSLPVQLYTYDNNGSCDDEQSFFLDFDIPVAPTLNVSSSTNIICAGETVLMTATAIPSTPTGSYTYEWREVGTTAVLSVTNQLSIAPTSSTSYECTVTDTGLTSNNTAAASITITVEAQPLIDPLVDQIAFGTFTFPVITGTDLTGAESYYTQPAGMGTSYNAGDTVTAASFTTLPVFIFIYDSNGNCNEQEGFLLDFDTPPPLSLTLRAQPQTICERENTTLTATPNPAIPQGSYTFEWIEQATGIFISNSDTVQVNPSVTSTYECTVTDTGISTGNTVTASIIITVETAPQLAPIADQSIFNSFTFPTIIGTNLSGNERYYTVPDGQGTSFNAGDNILFSDFDSYPITIYVYDVNAIGCQDQVSFNLTIEELELFIIPQYTTPNSDGFHDFWQIEVLHPDVLIENIFIFDRYGKLLKQLSIEGPGWDATYNNQPLPSSTYWYSFEYSFNGNRFEEKGFFAVKR; encoded by the coding sequence TCGATGTTTGATATTGCCGAAGGTGATACTGCAGACACTCTTTATGGAATTCGTAATCAAGACTTGTATTTAATTGATTTGAACACTGGTAATTTTTCATTGTTGGGAAATCTAACCATATTGGGTTATTCTGGTAATTTTAGAGTTGACTCTCTAGTAAAAGAGCAAAATGGTATCTTATTAGGTGTAAATAACGAGATCGGTGGAGAGTTATTTAGAATTGATGTCTCTGCTTTAACAGCTACAGGTTTAGGGTCTACAGGATTTAGAAGCGCAGGAGATTTGAGTTTTTTTCAAGGAGATTTATATCTAAGTGCTAGAAATAGTGAGCTAGTCAATATTAATATTAATAATCCACCAGCGTCCTTTTTAGTAGGAAGTATGGCAAGCGGTGGTTTTTCAAGCGTTTTTGGAGTAGTAACTATTATTACTGCGAATGCCTGTGCAACTAACCCTACGATCGAACTGGTAGCGACTGGTGGGCGCACTACAAAATTTGTAAATACAGCAAATGGTGCAACCTCCAATAACTGTACTAATCTTACTAATTCTGATATTTTTGGCGCAGCTGAGGTCACCTCAGACATTATTTGCCCAATCGATCTCGAGATATTTGATGATAATCAAATGACTCCTGATCCTACTCCTTATTGTATTCAAGCAAACACGTTACTTAACGCAAATCCTGATCCTATAACTCCGCAGAACAATTATCTTTATGAATGGAGAGTCTTAGGTAATCCTACTATTATTGCAACAAGTAGCACATTACCTTTAATGATCAACTCTACGACAACTTATGAATGTACGGTAATCGATACTGGTATAGCAGCGCCAAATAACTTTGCGGTAGATCAAATCACTATTACGGTAAATCCTGCTCCCGTATGGACTCCTTTAGCTCCAGTGTTTGCCTATCAATCCTACACATTGCCTTCCATTTCTGGATCTAATATTCCTGTAAATAGTGCTTATTATACTGGTCCAAGAGGTGCTGGAATGCAGTTTAATCCTGGAGATATTGTTACCGAAGCAGATTTTACTTCAAATCCTGTGACTCTTTTTGTTTATGGTGATGAGACTAATGGTTGTGAAGTCGTTGGTCAATTTGATTTAGAATTTATTGATGTTCAAGTGACTATCAATCCAGGTGGTATTCAGGAAATTTGTGAAGGCGATACATTAACGCTTACCGCAACACCTAATCCGTCAATGCCTATAGGTACTTATACTTATAATTGGACTGATTCTCAAAATACGGTATATCCCGATACTGCATCCATAACATTTACCGCAACTGTGGATACGACACTTTCAGTTACCGTAAATGATTCTGGTGTTGAAAATGGAACTGATATGGGCTTTGATATGACAGACTTTATTGTCTTGAGGCCTGTAGATTTGGCTGGTTTAGTAAATCAGAATGCAACTAGCACATATACATTTCCATCTATTTTTGGTACTGGATTGACAGGAGGCGAGCGATATTATACCCAGCCTAATGGAATGGGAACTGCGTATGATCCAGGAGATATTGTTAGTCCGGCAGACTTTAGTTCATTACCAGTTCAGCTATATACTTATGATAACAATGGCAGCTGTGATGACGAACAAAGCTTTTTTCTTGATTTTGATATACCTGTGGCACCTACATTAAATGTTTCTAGCTCTACAAATATCATTTGTGCTGGAGAAACAGTACTGATGACTGCGACTGCTATTCCATCCACACCTACAGGCAGTTATACATATGAATGGCGAGAAGTAGGAACTACTGCTGTTTTATCGGTAACTAATCAGTTGAGTATCGCACCGACAAGTTCAACATCATATGAATGTACCGTCACAGATACAGGACTGACGTCAAATAATACAGCAGCAGCTTCAATAACTATTACAGTAGAAGCACAACCACTAATTGATCCACTTGTAGATCAAATAGCCTTTGGTACTTTTACATTTCCAGTTATAACAGGTACAGATCTTACTGGTGCAGAAAGTTATTATACACAACCTGCAGGAATGGGAACCTCTTATAATGCTGGTGATACTGTGACCGCAGCAAGTTTTACAACTCTACCAGTATTTATATTTATCTATGATTCTAATGGTAATTGTAATGAGCAAGAAGGTTTTTTATTAGACTTTGATACACCACCGCCTTTATCATTAACTCTTAGAGCTCAGCCGCAAACGATTTGTGAAAGAGAGAATACGACTTTAACAGCAACTCCTAATCCTGCAATTCCTCAAGGTTCTTATACTTTTGAATGGATAGAACAAGCAACGGGAATTTTTATATCTAATTCTGATACAGTACAAGTTAATCCATCTGTAACTTCTACTTATGAATGTACAGTTACAGATACTGGCATATCTACCGGTAATACTGTTACAGCAAGCATAATAATTACAGTAGAAACAGCACCGCAGCTAGCACCAATTGCAGATCAAAGCATTTTCAATTCCTTTACTTTTCCGACTATTATTGGTACTAATTTGAGTGGTAATGAGAGGTACTATACAGTACCAGATGGTCAAGGAACTTCTTTTAATGCAGGTGATAATATACTTTTTTCAGACTTTGATTCTTATCCTATCACAATTTATGTTTACGATGTGAATGCGATAGGATGTCAAGATCAAGTAAGTTTTAACCTCACGATAGAAGAGCTTGAATTATTTATTATTCCTCAATATACGACGCCTAATAGTGATGGTTTTCATGATTTTTGGCAAATTGAGGTGCTTCACCCAGATGTGCTTATTGAAAACATATTCATATTTGATCGTTATGGTAAATTGTTAAAGCAACTTTCTATAGAAGGCCCAGGATGGGATGCCACCTATAATAATCAGCCGTTACCATCTTCAACCTATTGGTATAGTTTTGAATATTCATTCAATGGCAACCGATTTGAGGAGAAAGGTTTTTTTGCCGTGAAAAGGTAA